TTAGAAGAGATGGGCCACATCTAAGGAGTTCGCCTTTTTAAAATGGCTCCCATTTCCAGAGACTTACCTTTTGATTGACACGCCTTAGTTAATTGATTTACTGAGACGATACTATATTGAGTGCCTCAAAAAATGGTTTGTATAGCTCTGAAAATCGCTGTGTATTTTGGGAGACATAGTTTCTAACTGCCTCCGAAAATCATTGGAGTTGTCTCCTAAAATATTTTTTGAAGTAGCTGCGGTTATATGGTGATTGTAATTTTAGGTCATTATGCTAACAGCTATGGCTTGTATTATGGAAGGCCTAGCAAGCAGGGCTTTTGTATAAGATGCCTAAACAGTATAAAGCAGGCATCAATGAAATAGCTTGTAGAGGCTAGTTTACAAAATGCCTTCAGCAATTTTGGAGGCATTCCTAAAACACCTCAAACAAATACATTTGGCTGCGGTTTTTCTAAAAAACTCTGGGCTGGCTTTTCCTTCACTAGCTTTTTTACTTTCTTCAAAGTGGCCTCCATAACATTTTTAAGTCATTTTTTGGTCGTTGGAGACATTCTAAAATGTCACCCGAAGCCGTTGGTGTTGGAGTGAGCATGAGAGCATGGGATGCAGTCAGCCAATGCTAgagttatcaaaaaaaaaaaaaacaatgctaGTCTCAGCAGCAGCTAACAGTGCAAATTTGCAAACACACTCATAGTAATTTTGAGAAACAAACAAGGAAACCACCACAAGTATTCCATTCATAACATCCGTAAGCTAGGCAATTAATTAATACAGGTTTCCAAGAAGGCTTGACTGACTCATGCAATCTATGGTACTCCACCATACTTGCACAACCGGATACAagagctggcactcggcaaagccccaaaaacactcggcaaacgacactcggcaaagattttatcggcaaagagctgtttgccaagtgtcaaacgtcaggcactcggcaaagactacgCTGAgtccccaaaaaacactcggcaaacattttttgggGGAAAAAAGTCGCCAGCCACAACCACCACCACaaccgccggccaccaccaccaccaccacgccgccgccaccaccacgccctgCTACCGGCCACCACCACGCCGTCTGCTGGATCCACCATCGGAGGGCACCTCCCCATCGGATCTGCCACCTCCACGCTGCTGCTCCCCGCCGGATCCGCCCGCCTCCACGCTGCTGCTCCCCGCCGGATCCACCCGCCTCCACGCTGCTGCTCCCCGCCGCCGTGGATCTGATCACCggcgagggagagagtgagggataTGAAGAGAGGAAAGGAGGGAGATGGGGGAGAGCTGACCTACCTCGGACTGACATCGGCCGCCGCAACCCCATCGTCGCTGGATCCGAGCCCCAGCAGCCCTCACGAGGACCACCCGCCGCGGATCCGTCGGTCTAGAGCTCGCTTTGGCCCTCCACGCCggcgggggaagaagggaggggaggggcgcccggcggggaagaagaagggggaggggagggcgcaGGCGGGCAGAtctagggagggaggaggagagggagggcaCAGGCAGAtctagggagggaggaggagagagggcgcgggcgtgGCGGCACCAGAGATGCgctgggagggaggaggagagagagggggcggCCGGAtctagggagggaggaggagagagagggtgcggaggaggagagagggcgcgggcgcggcggcgctggagattcgccgggagggaggaggagagagagggcgcgggcggatctggggagggaggaggagagagggcgcgggcgcggcgttAATTAAGTAgatttttttctttgccgagtgtcctagatctgagcactcggcaaagggttttttttcattttttttcttctccctctttcccagaaaaaaggttttatttatttgccgagtgtaaaaaataaaacactcgacaaaccctctctttgccgagtgtttttttttgacacttggcaaacctcctctttgctgagtgtttttttttgccgagtgtttttagcgtagCACTCAGTTAAGAACTTGTTCGCTGAGTGCCCgaggaaatacactcggcaaacctaaaaACACTCTGCAAATTTGATGTTTCCTGTAGTGTTGGCGCAAATATCCATCATCATTCGTCATAGAAATAAAGGATGAAAAGTTCGATAACTGCAAATCACAACAGTAAACTTCCACCGTACTTGGCGACAATATCCATCAGCAAGCTTCCTGAATCAAGAAGTCCCTCCTAGCCCAGACCCTGGTCCCACTATGATGCCTGCATAAAAATAGACATACATCATTTTTTGGTCAAATTAAAGACTAATACTATCATTTAGGCTTAGACAAATTATCAGCAAAGTGATAGAGGCACATAGTGGCAAAGATACGTACTTTCTTGTTGCTAACTCTTGTGGTAGAAGGGGAGGATTGTGTAGACAGTCTGAACGATCGCAGCAACTAGTAGGATGACAGCAGCCAATAAAGAGAAGAATACCCATGGGTTCCTCTGGTATGTATGTGCAAAGCTGGCACGCCACCTATTCCACGGCTTCCTGCAGTGGGTGCTCACCATGCGTTGCACATCGTCGAGCATGCTGAATGGGGTCATTAGTGCTCCACTGCCCAGGCTATTGATCAGCTGCGCCAATTCCTCGTCACTGCTCAGCAGCGGTGGATCCAGAAAAATTTTTAggggggggctgaacaacacatacctccgactgctgctcgatcttaagtttcAGCCCCActtacactatagaactttgcctaaaaattcatgggggttccactgctccggtatgggtaggggggctcgtgcccccctggatccgcccctgctgcTCAGCAAGTTCTTTATTACCCCTTTAGATCTCAGCAGCTCAACATCTCTTCCTGTATTAACTAGGTTGTCCATGAAGCACACGTACGACAGCACCTCATGGCCAGTGCATGGATACAACTTCTCAAAGGCCAGCAGATTCAGAAGATGCTTCTTGGTGTCATCATGCGCCTTGAACACCGGCAAGCTAAGCAGGCCATTTTTAAAGTTGATGTCATGGATGAACTGAGTTTTGCTCGACTTGAAACGAATCCCAGCATCACTAAGCTCTGCAGTAGAAGGCATGGTATAAGCCCATTGTACGCCAGAATAAGTGAGTTTTGGGCCACACAAACTCTTATGTAAAAGTCCAAAGGGTGGAGGCCCAAGCTGTCCAAATTGGCCCGTACGAGAAACCCAAGAAACCCAGCACTATTGTGTTGACCTCTGCAACCCTCTGTGTAGCTATGATATATAAACACAGAGTAGTAAGAACAAATGAGATTAGTCTCCATCATATAACCTATCCTAGAGCTAGACTTTTAGCACCGCTAATCCTTTACTTATAGCTCAGAAACCAAACTTATTATTACTAATTGTAGACATTTTTAAAAACTCCATGACAAATCTTACAAAATGTACTAGATGGGTACATGAATCCTAGATttaaccaaaaagcaaaacattTGGCCATTATTTGGTTGTAGCATCTAAAAATTATACTTTTGCCATTATAAAAATCAACAAAAATAGCCATCAAAACCTACATCTAAATTGCTCGCTCTTGCCATTATAAATATTAGTTGAAATAATAGCCTAATTATACAtctaagttacacatgcatcATGTTATTAATAATGGAACATAATGGCGAAAGAAAATGGCCATTTTTGCCTTTACAAAATTAACACTAACTCCTTATTCTAAGTACATCATAGTTGATCATTTTCTTTACTTTGTGAATTTTTATGGAAAATAACTCACAATTCTTCATCAAAACTAGCACTCTGCCATCATGGTAATTAACCTAAGATAACCCTAAATTGGCATATGGTTTATTCACCCTGGTACTACAAAAATTAACATGAAgtatgctctatgtttgctaGTGTTATGAATAAATGGCTAAAAATCTGCTAAATCCACATTTGAATCTATTATTTCCTCAACAGAAAACTAAAAAATTGTAAATATACCGTCCCTAGTAGAGAATTACCATGTAGGACTACTGCATGTGTTTGAATATACTTACCAGGGCTGTGTGCCGCTCAACGGCTAGGAGTGTATACAGAACAAGCAGCGGGAGCTGATTCTCCATAACGACAATGTCTGATTGGATAGCTGTATACAGGGTGAGGCACCCGTGATAACTGAAGACGGGGTTGCCTGTTGGGTAATCGAAGTAGCGCTGTAACGACTCCAGTAAGAAACATCCATCCATCACCATCATCTGGACAAACTCATCTCTACCTTCAGTAGTGCGCCATTTTTCATCGAGGTTGTCGTACTCACCAAGCAACTCATCAACAACCTCTTGTATAGACGCTAGGTACTCCACTAGAGGCTTCCCGTAGCGCTTGATGCGCTGCAAGACGGCCTCCTTCTTGTGATGCTCCATGGGCATCAGGTCAGCCACGCCGTAGTGCAGCGGGCCCATGGACACCAGCTTTGGCCGATATGCCTCGGTGTTGCCGCGCTTGATCCGATCCGGGACACGGTAGATAGAAGGTGGCTTCTTCCCACGCCCCGTAACCACCGACCAGTGGCTGTTGTCGAGTGTCTCTTCCATCTCGACTATCCAACTGGCACACCCGGCCTCCATGACTCTAATGGCCTCCCCCAAGTTaatctcctcctcttcttcctcctccacaATCTCCTGCACAtggtgctgttgctgctgctgctgctgctcctcctcttggtgctgctgctgctcctgctgctgctccccttcttggtgctgctgctgctcctgctcaacATTGTCCAGcacgggctgctgctgctcgacaTTCTCCAGcacgggctgctgctgctgctcgacaTTCTCCAgcatgggctgctgctgctcctgctgctcGACAATCTCTAGCAcaggttgttgttgctgctgctgctccacaTTCTCGGGCTGCTGCTCCCCTTCCATCTGCACCACTTATTGCAAGGAGTAGATCAGTGGACAGCAGGAAAACTACTACATCAGGAAGTGCTAGAAAGTCGAAAACAGATGTGGCTAATTGAAGTGTCCAAAACATCCAAGGACCCGGCTACTAGCTATATATAAGACCAGTATTGGTTGATCAATAAGACAACAGCATTTGAACATTGCAAACAAAAACATAGAGGAATATTTGCTCACCTAGATGAGGCATTGTATAACTATAACATGTGGTCTTTTTTAGattattttctataaaaaaaGGACAAAGAACTTTTTCAGAACTTTATAGCTTTATGTGCAAACTAACACTGATCTCAAAACATTCTTCAGTATATCTGTTCTTGCCAATTATTAATAGGATAAATCTTTTCCTAGCAAAAACAAAATCCATAGCATGCAATTTGAAGAAAAATAGGTTCTTTCATGCAGCATGTCCCTCAAAAATCCACACATGAAACATTTGTTCAATACCGTCATACCGAACATATAAGGCACATAAGGGCTTCAGAGAGCCCAAACTTGCTCAGACCACCTTCACAATAAACCACTATGCAAGAGAAGTAAGCAAGATATGAAGCTTAGTCTACCAGAAACGACTGTTAACACTGTTCAACTAAAATGTCACATATCAAACGGATCAGCTTCTTGATAGGAACAAAGAATAAATCCTTGTCGGTGCCCTTTTTACAAATCAAATTAGTTATTGTGTGCATGCCAGATCCTTGATAAGAACAAATACTAAATCCTTCATGATGATGCACAAATGCAAATTAGGCTACACAGTACCTGAGACGTTCGGCCTAGCTTGCTCGGAGTCCCGACCAATGGATCTTAGCCGTGGTCGTTCGGACAACCTTGCCTGTTCAGCTAGACAGTACCTTCATTAGAATAAAGACAAAATCCGTTTAGCAAAGGGTGTGTCACTTAATTTTCACATGAAATTAGATTGTAAAATGAAACAAAAGATGAGATTTGAACATGCTATATATAAGAACAGTATTAGTTGATCAATAACATTTGAACATTGCATACAGAAACATAGAGGAAAATTTACACTCCTATATGAGGCATGGTAtaacatatgtggtccttttgaGATTGTTTTCTATGAAAAAATGGACAAAGAACTTCTCAAAAACATATAGCTTTATGCGCAAACTAACACTGATCTCAAAACATTCTTCAATATATCTTGTTCTTGCTAATTATTAAAAGAGTAAAAATTCttcttagcaaaaaaaaaaaaaaatccatatagCATGTGATTTGAAGAAAAATAAAGATATTTCATATGCCTTTCATGCAGCTTGTTCCCAAAATCCACACATAAAACATGTGCTCAAAATATGTACTGTTATCGAACATAAAAGGCACATAGGGCTGCAGAAAGCCCAATCTTGCTCAGACCGCCTTCACAATAAACCACTACACAATAGATGTAGGCAAGATACGAAATTTAGTCTACCGGCAACGACTTTTCACAAGCTGTTCAACTAAAATGTCACATATCAAACAGATCAGCTTCTTGATAAGAACAAAGACTAAATCCTTGTCTGTGCCAATTTTTTGCAAATCAGCTTTGGTATTTTGTGCATACCAAGACTGTTTATAAGAACAAAGAATGAATCCTTCATGATGATGCATAAATGCAAATTAGGCTACACAGTACCTAGCTTGCACGGAGTCTTGACAATGGACCTTTGCTGTTGGCCGGTTGGACAACCTTGCCGGCTCGGCTAGACAGTTCCTTCATAAGAATAAAGACTCAATCCGTTTAGCAAAGGGTATATTATGTTAAAATTTTCACATGCAAATCGTTTGTAAAATTAAACAAAACATGAACTTCTCGTCAACATTAGAGGCAAGATGCATAACTACATCAGCAAGGACCAAATCAGTGGACAGCATGAAAACTACTACATCAGAAATTGCTAGAAAGTGGGAAACAGATGTGGCTAATCCATGTGTCCAAAACATCCAAAGACCAGGTTACTAGCCATATATAATACCAGTATTGGTTGATCAATAACATTTGAACATTTCCTACAAAACATAAAGGAAAATTTGCACTCCTATATGAGGGATGGTATAACGTCTGGTAGTTTTGACATTATTTTCTATGAAAAAATGGACAAAAAACTTACATGAATATAGATTTATGTGCAAGCTAACACTGAGATCTCATGCAACACATTCTTCAGTATATCTTGTCCTTGCTTAATTTTAACAAAGTAAATTTTTTCATggcaaaaagaaaatccatatagCATGCAATCTGAAAAAATAAGGATATTTGATATGTCTTTCATGCAGCATGTTCCCAAAATCGACACATGTAACATTTTCTCAAAATATGTACTGTAGTACCGAATATACAAGGCACACAAGGGCTTTAGACAGCCCAAACTTGTTCAGACCGCCTTCATAATAAACCACTAAACAATAGGTGTAAGCAAGATATGAAATTTAGTCTACCAGCAACAATTTTTATCAAGTTGTTCAACTAAAATGTCACATATCAAACTGATCAGCTTATTGATAAGAACAACAACTAAATTCTTGTCGGTGCCCTTTTTTTGCAAATCAAATTTGGTGTTTTGTGCAAACCAAGATCCTTGACAAGAACAACGACTAAATCCTTCATGATGATGCACAAATGCAAATTAGGCTACACAGTACCTGAGGCGTTCTGCCTATCTTGCTCGGAGTCTCGGACAATGGACCTTAGCCACGGCCGTTCGGACAACCTTGCTGGTTTAGCTAGACAGTTCCTTCATAAGAATAAAGACTAAATCTGTTTAGCAAAGGGGTATGTCACCTAATTTTCACATGCAATTCAATTGTAAAATTAAACAAAACAAGATGAGCTTCTCTTCGACATTGGAGGCAAGATGAGTTACTACATAAGCAAGGACTAGATCATCGAACAGCAGGAAAACTACTACGTCAGAAATTGCTAGAAAGTGGAAAATAGCTGTGGCTAATCCAAGTTTCCAAAACATGCTAAGACCAGgctactagctatatatataagACATTTATTTGTTGATCAATAACATTTGAACATTGCATACTTGACATAGAAGAAAATTTGCACTCCTATCTGAGGCAGGGTATAACATTTGGTCCTTGTGAGATTATTTTCTATGAAAAATGGACACTTTTGAGAAACATATAGTGTGCAAACTAACACTGATCTCAAAACATTCTTCAGTATATCTTGTTCTTGCTAATTATTAACAGAGTAAATCTTTTATTggcaaaaagaaaatccatataaCATGTGATTTGAAGAAAATAAGGATATTTCATATGGCTCTTATGCAGCATATTCACAAAAACCACGTCCATTAAACATTTGCTCAAAATATGTACCATCATACCGAACCTGCAAGGCACATAAGGGCTTCACAGAAAGCCCATACTTCCTCAGACTGGCTTCACAATAAACCACTAGGCAATAGATGTAAGCAAGATATGAAATTTAGTCTATAGGCAAACAACGTTTAACAAGTTGTTCAACTAAAATGTCAAATATCAAACAGAGCAGCTTGATAAGAACAAATACTAAATCTGTAAGCGCCCTTTTTTTGCAAATCAAATTAGGTATTTTGTGCATGTCAGATCCTTGATAAGAACAAAGAATAAATCCTTCATGGTAATGCACAAATACAAATTAGGCTAAACAGTACCGGAGGCGCTCTGCCTAACTTGTTCAGAGTCTCGGATAATGGACCTTAGCCACAGCCGTTCGGACAACCTTGCCGGTTCAACTAGAAAAATCCTTCTTCATAGGAAATAAAGACTAAATCGGTTTAGCTAAGGGTATGTCACGTTAAATTTTCACATGCAGTTTGATTGTAAAATTAAACAAAGATGAGCGTCTCTTCAACATTAGAGGCAAGACGAGTCACTATATCAGCAAGGACCAGATCAGTAGACAGTGGGAAAACTACTACATCGGAAATTGCTAGAAAGTGCAAAACGTATGTGACTAATCCAAGTGTCCAAAACATCCTAAGACCAGGCTACTAGCTATATATAAGACCAGTATTGGTTGATCAATAACATTTTGAACATTTTGCATATAGAAACCTAGAGGAAAATTTGCACTCCGATATGTGGCGCGCTATAACATGTGGTCCTTATGAGATTATTTTATATGAAAAAATGGACAAAGAACTTTTCAGAAACATATAGCTTTGTGTGCAAATAAACTAACACTGACCTCAAAATATTCTTTAGTATATCATGTTCTTGCTAATTATTAACAGATTAAATC
This sequence is a window from Miscanthus floridulus cultivar M001 chromosome 10, ASM1932011v1, whole genome shotgun sequence. Protein-coding genes within it:
- the LOC136489097 gene encoding uncharacterized protein; the protein is MEGEQQPENVEQQQQQQPVLEIVEQQEQQQPMLENVEQQQQPVLENVEQQQPVLDNVEQEQQQHQEGEQQQEQQQHQEEEQQQQQQQHHVQEIVEEEEEEEINLGEAIRVMEAGCASWIVEMEETLDNSHWSVVTGRGKKPPSIYRVPDRIKRGNTEAYRPKLVSMGPLHYGVADLMPMEHHKKEAVLQRIKRYGKPLVEYLASIQEVVDELLGEYDNLDEKWRTTEGRDEFVQMMVMDGCFLLESLQRYFDYPTGNPVFSYHGCLTLYTAIQSDIVVMENQLPLLVLYTLLAVERHTALFSVEEIIDSNVDLADF